In a single window of the Dreissena polymorpha isolate Duluth1 chromosome 3, UMN_Dpol_1.0, whole genome shotgun sequence genome:
- the LOC127873669 gene encoding polycomb group RING finger protein 6-like, which produces MSNNLAGFVVPQTDDWNRVVLATENFVVSQTEDWNGVVLATENRFVVPQTEDWDEEIRQYEAEQAQRELHTLSNVLNRDVDSRAKELMEEAIRADAIRQFKLCTICYISDKNCTLTKCGHTFCETCCVLMLGKYCGMCRATVTGWVRMLFTD; this is translated from the exons ATGTCAAATAACCTTGCAGGGTTCGTTGTTCCGCAGACCGATGACTGGAACAGAGTGGTGCTTGCAACAGAAAATTTCGTTGTTTCGCAGACCGAGGACTGGAACGGAGTGGTGCTTGCAACAGAAAATAGGTTCGTTGTTCCGCAGACCGAGGACTGGGATGAAGAAATTCGACAGTACGAAGCAG AGCAAGCCCAGCGCGAGTTACACACGTTGTCAAACGTGTTAAACCGTGATGTGGACAGTAGAGCAAAAGAGCTGATGGAAGAGGCTATTCGAGCAGATGCCATTCGACAATTTAAACTGTGTACCATATGTTACATTTCCGACAAAAACTGTACTTTAACAAAGTGCGGACACACATTCTGTGAAACATGTTGTGTGTTAATGTTGGGAAAATATTGTGGGATGTGCAGGGCGACGGTTACAGGATGGGTTCGGATGTTATTTACTGACTAG